A single Camelus ferus isolate YT-003-E chromosome 3, BCGSAC_Cfer_1.0, whole genome shotgun sequence DNA region contains:
- the RPS23 gene encoding 40S ribosomal protein S23 — translation MGKCRGLRTARKLRSHRRDQKWHDKQYKKAHLGTALKANPFGGASHAKGIVLEKVGVEAKQPNSAIRKCVRVQLIKNGKKITAFVPNDGCLNFIEENDEVLVAGFGRKGHAVGDIPGVRFKVVKVANVSLLALYKGKKERPRS, via the exons ATGG GCAAGTGTCGCGGTCTTCGTACTGCCAGGAAGCTCCGCAGCCACCGACGAGACCAGAAGTGGCATGATAAACAGTACAAGAAAGCCCATTTGGGCACAGCCCTGAAGGCCAACCCTTTTGGAGGCGCTTCTCATGCAAAGGGAATTGTGCTTGAAAAAGT AGGGGTTGAAGCCAAACAGCCAAATTCTGCCATCAGGAAGTGTGTCAGGGTTCAGCTAATCAAGAATGGCAAAAAAATCACAGCCTTTGTACCCAATGATGGTTGTTTGAATTTTATCGAG GAAAATGATGAAGTTCTGGTTGCTGGATTTGGTCGTAAAGGACATGCTGTTGGTGACATTCCTGGAGTCCGCTTTAAGGTGGTCAAAGTAGCCAATGTCTCTCTCTTGGCTTTATACAAAGGCAAGAAGGAAAGACCAAGATCATAA